In Brachypodium distachyon strain Bd21 chromosome 2, Brachypodium_distachyon_v3.0, whole genome shotgun sequence, one genomic interval encodes:
- the LOC100829282 gene encoding uncharacterized protein LOC100829282 — protein sequence MPRCRAILFSSPPVSSGIRLAASPVLHVAAAATASLIDPAMALVARSPLSLLLVAAVLLCSGTGEARVLLTLDDFGAVGDGIANDTQAFLDAWAAACASAEQAVLAVPAGKFYRIWPVQLAGPCKEKLKLLIAGTVVAPASPDEWAGRDPTKWLYIYGVDGLSLSGGGTIDGAGKEWWARSCKRKKTQPCNTRPPPKAVHFEECRGVSVQGLTLQNGQQFHLTFTRCIDVKANFLRVIAPADSPNTDGIHLNDSSRVQIMDNLISTGDDCVSMVGNCSHVRVEDISCGPGHGISIGSLGKNRTTDRVENVRVDTCLLTNTTNGVRIKSWQGGMGSAYNLRFEGIVMKNVSNPIIIDQYYCDQPTPCANQTQAVEVRKVEFVDVRGTSATAQAIKMACSDAVPCRELELKNVNLTVEGGGAAPATAFCYKAYGKTVGTVVPGSCLANHGSSMFDLRRAWKHYQKHYLVVRCRSQLRSITIYAAAVVNKHMAISPARLAALGVALLLLLPEAAEPRVLLSVDDFGAVGDGIADDTQALLDAWNAACATLDKTVLNVPAGRSYQVWPVTLAGPCREEIKLFISGNIVAPESPDEWERRDGEKWLHFYRVQDLSVSGGGVIDGRGQQWWEQSCKGKHHGGSSSDNNNDKHCTPQAAPKALHFEECHGVRVQGVTVQNSQQQHLTFTRCTNARASFLRVSSPESSPATDGIHLVDSKNVQLADNLISTGGDCVSMVGNCTDVRLRSISCGPGSGISIGTIGETPAADRLEKIKIDTVFMTNTSNGVRIKTWQDGCGYARKVKFQSIAMKNVSNPIVIDQYRTSSHPAVPCGSTPGMSAVAVEKIDYEGIAGTSATKRAVTFACSVAVPCRRVSLRNVNLTLVAGHGHRAPSAYCRAASGKSTGVVVPESCLATLPRLQGGAAADDDYESE from the exons ATGCCTAGGTGTCGTGCGATCCTGTTCTCTTCTCCACCCGTTTCTTCCGGCATTCGTCTCGCCGCTTCCCCTGTTCTCCACgtcgctgccgctgccacTGCTAGTTTAATTGACCCGGCAATGGCGCTTGTGGCGAGGAGTCCCCTGTCCTTACTGCTCGTGGCGGCGGTTCTCTTgtgctccggcaccggcgaggCCCGCGTCCTGCTCACCCTCGACGACTTCGGCGCCGTCGGCGACGGCATTGCCAACGATACGCAG GCTTTCTTGGACGCGTGGGCCGCGGCGTGCGCGTCGGCGGAGCAGGCCGTCCTGGCCGTGCCGGCGGGGAAGTTCTACCGGATCTGGCCCGTGCAGCTCGCCGGGCCCTGCAAGGAGAAGCTCAAGCTGCTG ATCGCGGGGACAGtggtggcgccggcgagccccgACGAGTGGGCGGGGAGGGACCCCACGAAGTGGCTCTACATCTACGGCGTCGATGGCTTGTCtttgagcggcggcggcaccatCGACGGCGCCGGGAAGGAGTGGTGGGCACGCTCCTGCAAGCGCAAGAAGACCCAG CCTTGCAacacgcggcctcctcccaag GCGGTGCATTTCGAAGAGTGCAGGGGGGTGAGCGTGCAAGGGTTGACGCTGCAGAACGGGCAGCAGTTCCACCTGACGTTCACGCGGTGCATTGACGTCAAGGCCAATTTCCTCCGGGTGATTGCGCCGGCGGACAGCCCCAACACTGACGGGATCCACCTCAACGACTCCTCCAGAGTCCAGATCATGGATAACCTCATCTCCACAG GGGACGATTGCGTCTCGATGGTGGGCAATTGCTCCCATGTTCGTGTGGAGGACATCTCCTGTGGGCCTGGCCATGGCATCAG CATTGGGAGTCTGGGCAAGAACCGGACCACCGACAGGGTCGAGAACGTGAGGGTGGACACCTGCTTGCTTACCAACACAACAAACGGCGTCCGGATCAAAAGCTGGCAG GGAGGCATGGGCTCTGCCTATAATCTGAGGTTCGAGGGCATCGTGATGAAGAACGTGTCCAACCCCATCATCATCGACCAGTACTACTGCGACCAGCCAACCCCCTGCGCAAACCAG ACGCAGGCGGTGGAGGTGCGCAAGGTGGAGTTCGTGGACGTGAGGGGCAcgtcggcgacggcgcagGCGATCAAGATGGCGTGCAGCGACGCCGTGCCGTGCAGGGAGCTGGAGCTGAAGAACGTGAACCTGACCGTGGAAGGCGggggcgcggcgccggcgacggcttTCTGCTACAAGGCGTACGGCAAGACCGTCGGCACCGTGGTCCCCGGTTCCTGCCTCGCCAACCACGGCTCCTC CATGTTCGACCTTCGACGTGCTTGG aAGCATTACCAAAAGCACTACCTTGTTGTCCGGTGCCGCAGCCAATTAAGGTCCATTACGATTTACGCAGCGGCAGTAGTAAACAAACACATGGCGATATCGCCGGCTCGTCTCGCGGCTCTGGGCGTGgcgctcctgctgctgctgccggaaGCCGCCGAGCCGCGCGTCCTCCTCTCCGTCGACGACTTCGGCGCCGTCGGCGACGGCATCGCCGACGACACGCAG GCTCTCCTGGACGCGTGGAACGCGGCGTGCGCCACACTCGACAAGACCGTCCTCAACGTGCCCGCCGGCAGGTCGTACCAGGTCTGGCCCGTCACGCTCGCCGGGCCATGCCGGGAAGAGATCAAGCTCTTC ATTTCCGGGAACATCGTCGCGCCGGAGAGCCCGGACGAGTGGGAGCGACGCGACGGGGAAAAGTGGTTGCATTTCTACCGGGTGCAGGACCTGTcggtgagcggcggcggcgtcatcGACGGCCGCGGGCAGCAGTGGTGGGAACAGTCCTGCAAGGGAAAGCAccacggcggcagcagcagcgacaaCAACAATGACAAG CACTGCACGCCCCAAGCTGCTCCCAAG GCACTCCATTTCGAGGAATGCCACGGGGTCCGGGTGCAGGGCGTGACCGTGCAGAacagccagcagcagcacctgaCCTTCACCCGCTGCACCAATGCCAGGGCGAGCTTCCTCAGGGTCAGCTCCCCGGAGAGCAGCcccgccaccgacggcatccaCCTCGTCGACTCCAAGAACGTCCAACTGGCCGATAACCTCATCTCCACAG GTGGCGACTGCGTGTCCATGGTGGGCAACTGCACGGACGTCCGCCTCAGATCCATCTCCTGCGGACCTGGCAGTGGCATCAG CATCGGGACCATCGGCGAGACCCCGGCCGCCGACAGgttggagaagatcaagatcGACACCGTGTTCATGACCAACACATCCAACGGCGTGCGCATCAAGACCTGGCAG gacGGGTGCGGCTACGCCCGCAAGGTGAAGTTCCAGAGCATCGCCATGAAGAACGTGTCCAACCCCATCGTCATCGACCAGTACCGCACCTCCAGCCACCCGGCCGTCCCCTGCGGATCAACCCCG GGGATGAgcgcggtggcggtggagaaGATCGACTACGAGGGCATCGCGGGCACGTCGGCGACGAAGCGGGCCGTCACGTTCGCGTGCAGCGTCGCCGTGCCGTGCAGGCGCGTGTCGCTGCGGAACGTCAACCTGACGTTGGTCGCCGGGCACGGCCACAGGGCGCCGTCGGCGTACTGCCGCGCCGCGTCCGGCAAGAGCACCGGCGTCGTCGTGCCCGAGTCCTGCCTCGCCACGCTGCCCAGGCTGCAGggcggtgctgctgctgatgatgatta
- the LOC100829585 gene encoding MAPK kinase substrate protein At1g80180 — protein sequence MAGLQRSSGTFRRSGSSGLVWEWDDKHLSGEIRPAAAARRGVSLDGRAAGAPEARGLDRSRSSGHGGAARAPEAAAPVRVERSRSSGHRTGAGRVPPPLDPPSPRVALCGGGFCGFFRGKGGGRKKKTKNDARKAKGKGRRH from the coding sequence ATGGCGGGGCTGCAGAGGTCGAGCGGGACGTTCCGGCGGTCGGGCTCGTCGGGGCTGGTGTGGGAGTGGGACGACAAGCACCTCTCCGGGGAGATcaggcccgccgccgccgcccgccgcggggTCTCCCTCGACGGCCGCGCTGCTGGGGCGCCGGAGGCGCGGGGTCTTGACAGGAGCCGGTCgagcggccacggcggcgctgctAGAGcaccggaggcggcggccccAGTGCGGGTGGAGCGGAGCCGGTCGAGCGGGCACAGGACGGGGGCGGGACGCGTCCCGCCCCCGCTCGACCCGCCCTCGCCGCGGGTTGCCctgtgcggcggcggcttctgcGGCTTCTTCCGCGGAAAGGGcggcgggaggaagaagaagaccaagaACGACGCCCGCAAGGCGAAAGGCAAGGGCCGGCGCCACTGA
- the LOC100822119 gene encoding lys-63-specific deubiquitinase BRCC36 — translation MSLTEVKIGEEVWLTCLSHALTTETEEVMGLLLGDVESSSRGGSVAVIWGASPQMRCERKKDRVEVNPELLAAATAQAEVMTATIGKTTRVIGWYHSHPHITVLPSHVDVRTQAMFQLLEPGFVGLIFSCFSEDAQKVGKIQVIAFQSLDGTQRAIVPVITDPVIDLESSWSSSDKSLTPKYAAIEGIEQDTGDSRALKGSKVWGRSLDADLYSHLDTNHSSKHQPRENAIVAYEPDNLPGVSADQDGSDMSPSIQEALHRSTMDISGAEYRRREVPLHVFPTRHLLKLDTTLTSYCDMQHVLFQEEQSAYNQAMLQNICDGKMHPLTSIHHTSTYNSSLCKLMEYCLSPAITVLQDRLKEQELQLSMLVEEAKELEAENQSMRNVSPRRLMLRGTSGSSSPRALDKYASAKQGGPISPSGSSRRKAS, via the exons atgTCGCTGACCGAGGTCAagatcggcgaggaggtgTGGCTCACCTGCCTCTCCCACGCCCTCACCACCGAGACCGAGGAGGTCAtgggcctcctcctcggcgacgTCGAG TCCTCGAGCAGGGGCGGCTCCGTCGCGGTGATATGGGGCGCGTCGCCGCAGATGAGGTGCGAGCGGAAGAAGGACCGCGTCGAGGTCAACCCCGAGCTGCTCGCAGCCGCCACGGCGCAGGCCGAG GTTATGACGGCCACCATCGGGAAGACGACCAGGGTGATCGGCTGGTATCACTCGCATCCGCATATCACTGTCCTGCCTTCCCATGTAG ATGTTCGTACCCAAGCGATGTTTCAACTGCTAGAACCAGGCTTCGTGGGGCtgatattttcttgttttagcGAAGATGCCCAAAAG GTTGGGAAAATCCAAGTGATTGCCTTCCAGTCACTTGACGGGACACAACGTGCTATTGTTCCTGTTATTACCGATCCAGTCATCGACCTTGAGTCATCTTGGAGTTCATCAGATAAATCACTAACACCAAAGTATGCAGCAATTGAGGGCATTGAACAGGACACAGGGGATTCTAGAGCTCTGAAAGGAAGCAAG GTCTGGGGAAGATCTCTGGATGCAGATCTCTATTCTCATCTCGACACaaatcattcatcaaaacatCAACCCAGAGAAAACGCTATTGTTGCTTATGAACCGGATAACCTTCCAGGAGTTTCTGCTGATCAAGATGGTTCAGATATGTCCCCAAGCATTCAGGAGGCTTTGCACCGATCAACTATGGACATAAG TGGTGCAGAGTATAGGAGGAGGGAGGTGCCTCTTCATGTATTTCCAACAAGGCATCTGCTAAAGCTGGACACTACGTTGACTTCTTACTGTGATATGCAGCATGTCCTTTTCCAAGAGGAACAATCAGCATATAATCAAGCCATGCTACAAAATATTTG tgATGGGAAGATGCACCCCCTTACATCTATTCACCATACATCTACGTACAATTCATCTCTCTGTAAACTAATGGAATATTG TTTGAGCCCAGCTATAACTGTACTTCAGGATCGCCTGAAGGAACAAGAACTTCAG CTATCTATGCTAGTGGAGGAGGCTAAAGAACTCGAGGCTGAGAACCAAAGCATGAGAAATGTTTCTCCTCGTCGCTTGATGCTCCGTGGGACTAGTGGTAGCAGTTCACCAAGGGCCCTGGATAAGTACGCTTCCGCCAAACAAGGGGGGCCAATAAGCCCCAGCGGAAGCAGCAGGAGAAAGGCTTCTTGA
- the LOC100829895 gene encoding ABA-inducible protein PHV A1, with amino-acid sequence MASNQDKASYRAGEAKARTEEKSGQVTGAAKDKAYEAKDRASGAAGHAAGRGQDATEAAKQKAEEAKYKTSETAQAAKEKTGQTAQAAKEKTSQTAQAAKEKTAQTAEATKEKTAQTAQAAKERAMESKDQTGSFLGEKTEAAKQKASETAQYAQERASEAAQYAKETAVAGKDKTGSVLQQATEQVKGAVVGAKDAVVNTLGMGGDNASSTNTKDTTGSGATEKITRDH; translated from the exons ATGGCCTCCAACCAGGACAAGGCGAGCTAccgcgccggcgaggccaaggCCCGCACCGAG GAGAAGTCTGGGCAAGTGACTGGCGCGGCCAAGGACAAGGCGTACGAGGCCAAGGACAGGGCgtccggcgcggcggggcaCGCGGCCGGGAGAGGGCAGGACGCCACGGAGGCCGCGAAGCAGAAGGCCGAGGAGGCCAAGTACAAGACTTCGGAGACGGCGCAGGCAGCAAAGGAGAAGACGGGGCAGACGGCGCAggccgccaaggagaagacGTCTCagacggcgcaggcggcgaAGGAGAAGACGGCGCAGACGGCGGAAGCCACCAAGGAGAAGACGGCGCAGACGGCGCAGGCGGCAAAGGAGCGCGCCATGGAGAGCAAGGACCAGACGGGGAGCTTCCTGGGGGAGAAGACGGAGGCGGCGAAGCAGAAGGCGTCGGAGACGGCGCAGTACGCCCAGGAGAGGGCCTCCGAGGCGGCGCAGTACGCCAAGGagaccgccgtcgccggcaaGGACAAGACCGGCAGCGTCCTCCAGCAG gcaACCGAGCAGGTGAAGGGCGCGGTGGTGGGAGCCAAGGACGCGGTGGTGAACACGCTCGGGATGGGGGGAGACAACGCCAGCAGCACCAACACCAAGGACAccaccggcagcggcgccaccgAGAAGATCACCAGGGATCACTAG
- the LOC106866238 gene encoding late embryogenesis abundant protein, group 3 — translation MEQIRDGKRVLGAMYELTHATFYKSLLRSCRCNLLISTETHSIDSAISKSDLLHPSNLDLMASNQNQASFQAGEIKARAEEKSGQMMDATKDKAGQATEAAKQKAGEAKDWTAQTAQAAMDRAVEGKDQAGSFLGEKTEAAKQKAGEAQDWTAETAQAAMDRAVEGKDQTGSFLGEQTEAAKQKAGEAAQYTQDRASDAAQFTTDSAVAGKDNTGSVLQQAGEQVVNAVVGAKDAVVNTLGMGGDNTGTKDTTGSATEKTTGDH, via the exons ATGGAACAGATTCGCGATGGTAAACGTGTCCTTGGCGCCATGTACGAGCTCACCCACGCAACGTTCTATAAATCCCTCTTGCGGTCTTGCCGCTGTAACCTCCTGATATCCACAGAAACACACTCGATCGACTCAGCAATATCCAAAAGTGATTTACTCCATCCAAGCAATCTCGATTTGATGGCCTCCAACCAGAACCAGGCGAGCTTCCAGGCCGGCGAGATCAAGGCCCGCGCAGAG GAGAAGTCGGGGCAGATGATGGACGCGACCAAGGACAAGGCGGGGCAAGCGACGGAGGCCGCGAAGCAGAAGGCCGGGGAAGCCAAGGACTGGACGGCCCAgacggcgcaggcggccatGGACCGCGCCGTGGAAGGCAAGGACCAGGCGGGGAGCTTCCTCGGCGAGAAGACGGAGGCAGCCAAGCAGAAGGCCGGGGAAGCCCAGGACTGGACGGCCGAgacggcgcaggcggccatGGACCGCGCCGTGGAAGGCAAGGACCAGACGGGGAGCTTCCTCGGCGAGCAGACGGAGGCAGCCAAGCAGAAGGCCGGGGAGGCGGCCCAGTACACGCAGGACAGGGCCTCCGACGCGGCCCAGTTCACCACGgactccgccgtcgccggcaaGGACAATACCGGCAGCGTCCTCCAACAG GCCGGGGAGCAGGTGGTGAACGCGGTGGTGGGAGCCAAGGACGCGGTGGTGAACACGCTCGGGATGGGAGGAGACAACACCGGGACCAAGGACACCACCGGCAGCGCCACCGAGAAGACCACCGGAGATCACTAG
- the LOC112271181 gene encoding ABA-inducible protein PHV A1-like: MASKDQTGSSIGEKAGEAAKYTQDRASEAAKFTMDSAIAGKDKAGSVLQQAGEQVGNAAMGAKDAVVNTLGMGGDNAKTGTKDAAAK, translated from the exons atggccTCCAAAGACCAGACGGGGAGCTCCATCGGCGAGAAGGCAGGGGAGGCGGCGAAGTACACGCAGGACAGGGCGTCCGAAGCGGCCAAGTTCACCATGGACTCCGCCATCGCCGGCAAGGACAAGGCCGGCAGCGTCCTCCAGCAG gccGGGGAGCAGGTGGGGAACGCGGCGATGGGAGCCAAGGACGCGGTGGTGAACACGCTCGGGATGGGAGGAGACAACGCCAAGACCGGCACcaaggacgccgccgccaagtaG